The segment ttctaatttctgaataaaagatTCGGTTAAGTACATGTTATCTATTGTTTTGCAGAGTTTGCTGATGATTTTTGCCTAATTAGATATGTGATGTGTAGTGTGTAGTGTGTAGACTCAAATATAGAGAAAGCATTTACAAACAGACACAATATATGGATAAATTCAATGGCGACTTTACAAATcgtttttaattcaaaattcgtCGTGAAGAGTCATTGCGTTTTTTTACGAGTCAATTTGAAATTGTGACGAGTTTTAGACATATTTTCGCCGacattatacaataataatataattacatatgcAGTACGCGAGATTCAGTTTTGATCTGCACTTTGCGATGAGGTATCACTTTATGTAATAAGCACGGAAATAAAGCAACAAGCTATATCTTCCAGCCAACAAGCTcagttaaaatgtaaaaaggtACATAAAGGTACTTAAACGGGAAATTATACATTGTCATAGTTTATAGGATTTTAACTTCCTCTACCTATGTagttattctaaattattttgttggaaCATTTGACAATGGTACTTTTGTAACCTAGTCACTACGTAAGTAGCATACAAAGTCGTCCGCTTCGCCGGTTTGTTTCTAAGCTTAAGGTCCGTTTTCACGGTTATTTCcacaatttatttaacgaAGGTTTGTAGACCTATTAGATTGTGCTATGCCGGGCCGGATCGCTAGTTAGAATATAAATCACATAACAGATACACATAATATCCAtgtaattaattcataaaaggCTATCATGGTACAACAGTGACCCATTGTCGCTGTCCTGTTCGAGGTTTGCGTAAGAGTTGCATAACAACGTCCGTGTTGTATCGAATTTAGCGTCAAGTGTGAACTGCGCTAATAAACCTGAGATGCACTTTCACCCAATTCTCACCATCTTGCCTGGTCACGAATTCGATATCCTTCCGTCTCCAAAACGTCGCACTGTTACGAAATGAGCCGTGATTCAAGCGGCGGTTGCTTtaccaaattcaaataattttattgtcatacCTATGACATAACCAGATCCTGTTTACACAATAGgtatcattaattttacatgCTTATAtagcattatatattatatagcatTTGTTCGAATGTGATATTTTACATCTATTGGAATCAATACAGCACTTTTTAAGCAGACATGCTAAAATAAGTCCGGAcactttaattattgtaattttaaagcgATTTGATAAATTACATCATATTTATAACCAACAGtgtgtttatgtttatatttaatttacttcatAATCTAAACAATATTACGCAATGATCTATGATACGAGTGcgttaatttatataacaacatTGAGTGAAATTGTTGTTTACTGCACTACTTATCCATGATCTTTGCATATTGACGTAATAAAGCCATAACTGTGTAACTCATCCTAATTCACATTctctactttattttatgctagtatttttgcattttattactttgttcCGATTCGCTCTGCGAgtttttaaagtttgtatCTAATTGCTATgcgttgtttatttataatattgaagtCTTTTGAGAACTCGTTTTCTGCTTCCTTTATTAACTAAGTAAGTTAATTACATAAAGCATGTTTCATTTGTTTCAGATTACCCTCGCGGTAATTCTACAGATCGCTCTAATATCGGGCAAAGCATTGATACAACATAATCAACAAACACAACAGCAGTTGGATAATAGACAACAGAATGTAAATGCTGCACAGAAGCGCGTCGGGTACGATTATCCTGCACCCCCACACGATCTTATCAATCCCTTCCAGGATCATGATGATCTCCATGCTCACGGCGATCATCACGAGGTGATCGATAACGATCATCACGATCACGAGCACCACGATCACTACGATCATCACGATCACGACCATCACACCGAACCCTATGATCATGTAGATGACCATCAACATGTCGAGGAGCATCACCATGAAGAGCACCATGAAGATCATCATGATCATCACGACCACCATGATCCCGGTTATTGGAAGAAAAAGCTAATATGGAAGCCAGGATGGAAAAAGATCTGGAAGCCTGCTAAGAAACAAATTTGGAGACCATCATGGAAAAAGATATGGAAGCCGGTTTGGGTGCCCACTAAAATTCCAGTTTGGAAAGAAATTAAAGTACCCGATTGGAAAAAGATACATAAACCAGAATGGAAGCCTATAAAAGTACCAGCTTGGAAGGAAGTTAAAGTTCCAGATTGGAAAAAGGTAACAGTTCCAGTGTACAAAGATATAGTAGTACCAGGGTGGAAGGATATTCAGGTGCCTgcatggaaaaaaatatttgtacctgaATGGATTAAGGTAGGTGTTCCTGGTGAGAAATATTTGGGCAAGGATCACGAGGGCTGGGAGTATACATCACACGACCTCTGGAAGAAAAAGCTAATTTGGAAGCCAGTCTGGAAGAAATACTGGAAACCTGCCAAGAAGCAAATCTGGATTCCCGACAAAAAACTGGTATGGAAAGACGAATGGAAACAAATTTGGAGAACAGAAAAGAAGCAGATTTGGattgatgataaaaaattaatctgGAAGGAAGCTTGGCAACAAATTTGGAAGCCATCGAAGAAACTGATCTGGGTACCAGATAAAAAATTGGAATGGAAGCCAGCTTGGAAACAAATTTGGGTTCCCGATTGGAAGCAAATTTGGGTACCAGGCGTGAAAAAGATATGGAGGCCCGTTTGGATATCAGAATGGTTCCCTTCGCCTGATCATCATGAGCACGTTCACGAATCCCACGGTTGGGACAGAAGCGACAATAAGTCAGGGAATCGAAAATCATTAGCGCAGGAAGCATCTAAACAGCTGGCACCTAAGCAGTCAGAACAGACGACGTGGCAGTTCCCTAAATAGACTTGCATGCATGTACTGTACTTGTAAATACTTAAGGTCGTATAAGTTCGATTTTGGGCAGTTGTATGTCCCCGTGGACTTTCGGCCCGAGCTTGGACAGATGACCCAAAACTTCGAAATGACTGTAAGGGACACAGGAAAATTAAGGATAATTGTATCGctaaaatataggtaacattttaaatatttgaagctTATTAAAGCTATGcgaatctataaataaaaatagcgaTGCGATTGGGCTTAATGGATTGTTCTTGTTCAAGCTCTTCTATGAGAAGCTTTAAACAGTCATTAATTAGTTACCATAGCGATAAGTCTGAGTGTGTCTGGTTTTAATAAGCAGCACTACCTGTTTGTACAGGTGAAGTCTGTTCTGTACCCACTGATTTTGTGTATTGTTgatatttgtatattgttaAGTTTTACTAAGTATTTCTTAGAATAAAGCGGAGccaatgaaatataaaataaatgtttaatgatatagattttattatttatttccaccTAGTACGATTTCTAATACTGtgtcagtttttatttcaaaccatATAAAGACATCTGACGTTAGACTTCCTGTCAGACAATCTGCTAGTAAGGGGTTCCTCacggtgtttttttttcaccggAAGAAAGATATGTATGATCAGCAAACCAACCCAGACTCAAAggaattatatagttttatgcACGCAAATCATATTAGTGAAGATCAACAAGACGCCACCATTATCTGTGGCGTCGTACAGATCCTtcagattttaataaagaccGTAAATCTAATAACTCTCACTGACTAaatccaaaattaaataactctCACTGACTAAATCCTAAATATTGGAATCGGGTTCGCTTAGTTCTTAAACCTTTGAGCAATTTTTTTGGAAAGTAAGTACTAATCGGTAGGAGTAGGttccttattataaaaattcctaagtagttaaaatatttcaccccATATTTTTCTCTACAACAAGGATAAATCTGTCTAAAGTCTGCCTGTCAAGGATGTCTGGTCAGGTGAACCAGACGTATACTTCGATTACAACatcattcaaaataaatatttttgtatcaatGAATTGCGTGGGAGAGAAAATTTGGcagatttgattaaataaatcaccTATTAGATTATAGGAATTACTACAAATTCTGTGTTTGGCTGGTTTTCTAAAAGCTACcttgtataaaattgtataaaactaaataaattaaagaatagGAGACAGAGTTTGTAGGTAcgtaaaacaacaaaaaggtATATCTCGGGGAAAACCACATAAAATAAGGATTTACTATTCCTATGACTGATACtt is part of the Plodia interpunctella isolate USDA-ARS_2022_Savannah chromosome Z, ilPloInte3.2, whole genome shotgun sequence genome and harbors:
- the LOC128683399 gene encoding uncharacterized protein LOC128683399, whose protein sequence is MRGIWSQAITLAVILQIALISGKALIQHNQQTQQQLDNRQQNVNAAQKRVGYDYPAPPHDLINPFQDHDDLHAHGDHHEVIDNDHHDHEHHDHYDHHDHDHHTEPYDHVDDHQHVEEHHHEEHHEDHHDHHDHHDPGYWKKKLIWKPGWKKIWKPAKKQIWRPSWKKIWKPVWVPTKIPVWKEIKVPDWKKIHKPEWKPIKVPAWKEVKVPDWKKVTVPVYKDIVVPGWKDIQVPAWKKIFVPEWIKVGVPGEKYLGKDHEGWEYTSHDLWKKKLIWKPVWKKYWKPAKKQIWIPDKKLVWKDEWKQIWRTEKKQIWIDDKKLIWKEAWQQIWKPSKKLIWVPDKKLEWKPAWKQIWVPDWKQIWVPGVKKIWRPVWISEWFPSPDHHEHVHESHGWDRSDNKSGNRKSLAQEASKQLAPKQSEQTTWQFPK